The following are from one region of the Siniperca chuatsi isolate FFG_IHB_CAS linkage group LG13, ASM2008510v1, whole genome shotgun sequence genome:
- the dnajc5b gene encoding dnaJ homolog subfamily C member 5, which translates to MSDGRQRTLSTSGESLYQVLALEKGCSHDDIKKSYRKLALRYHPDKNPDNPEAAEKFKELNSAHAVLSDLTKRNIYDSYGSLGLYVAQQFGEDNVNTYFMLSTWWAKGLFVVCGLLTGCYCCCCLCCCCNCCCGKLKPTPTDEGAEPDYVSPDDLEEEIRNDPDKDVETPIVQQPTNASEKTQLITDGHRRYGDTYT; encoded by the exons ATGTCTGACGGGAGGCAGCGAACTTTGTCCACCTCTGGAGAGTCTCTGTATCAGGTCCTGGCTCTGGAGAAAGGCTGCAGCCATGACGACATCAAGAAGTCCTACAG GAAGCTGGCGTTGCGGTACCATCCTGATAAGAACCCGGATAACCCGGAGGCGGCAGAGAAGTTTAAGGAGCTGAACAGCGCTCACGCCGTCCTGTCCGACCTCACCAAGAGGAACATCTACGACTCATATGGGTCTCTGGGACTCTACGTGGCCCAGCAATTCGGAGAGGACAACGTCAACACATACTTCATGCTCTCCACCTGGTGGGCCAAG GGTCTGTTTGTGGTCTGTGGGCTCCTGACCGgatgttactgctgctgctgtctctgctgctgctgtaactgTTGCTGTGGGAAACTCAAGCCGACGCCCACAGATGAGGGGGCGGAGCCAGACTATGTCTCCCCCGACGACCTGGAGGAGGAGATACGCAACGATCCAGACAAAG acGTTGAAACTCCGATCGTTCAGCAGCCGACGAACGCCAGCGAGAAAACTCAGCTGATCACTGACGGACACCGCAGATATGGAGACACCTACACATGA